Proteins from a genomic interval of Sulfurimonas sp. HSL3-2:
- a CDS encoding motility associated factor glycosyltransferase family protein, giving the protein MQDFYKKNLEALIKVDPLLGVSLFSIQENTKFDVYQGKDPLDINIMNNQTKNFLYVKPLEELERTLENIQEHYIRFPVLFFYGIGNGLLTKALLQNESLKHLVIVEPDIEMIYIALNFIDIAEDIASERVIIKSADSFNFANAVKIIYKGDIKPYAKIYDMHIHSHYYEDNYSQNIIDVNTTVIRAYKHMVLGHGNDATDSLIGIEQHINNLPVMLQNYKTSDLLASKNSDLAVVVSTGPSLAKQLPLLKEYADYVTIVCIDASLPILQKEGIKPDLVVSMERVPLTSKFFEDLDDELVKDTYFVVSSLTHQKTVNNLQNRKLLLSMRPLAYMRYYDFKDFGYLGAGMSAANMGYQLALLMRYDKVVLIGQDLAYSDDGKSHSKGHIFSESEVKQSNNDLEVVRYGGEGFIRTTYIWDMFKNYFERAIDEANEHNIKTYNSTEGGARITGSIEMPFKDVLASFVAKEKKKSKISLEKVDHESYIELLKEAYTKTAEMLDYGLELKKDVEELFLKVSAECEHIDTIQKSEIDYDSLLKLMDEIDLIKERIESLEFSKMYIDTVQSYIFHQELDLAKLVIQSSNTDEEKKEKLVEWIQKHKYWLFSLAGGLEAQVTAITRGRSAIVIECRNNNCLPKD; this is encoded by the coding sequence ATGCAAGATTTTTACAAAAAGAACCTTGAAGCACTAATAAAAGTTGATCCGCTACTTGGAGTCTCACTTTTTTCGATTCAGGAAAACACCAAATTCGATGTGTATCAAGGAAAAGATCCTCTTGATATCAATATTATGAATAACCAGACAAAAAACTTTTTGTATGTGAAACCGTTAGAAGAGTTGGAAAGAACTCTTGAAAATATTCAAGAGCATTATATTAGATTCCCTGTACTGTTTTTTTACGGGATCGGCAACGGTCTGCTTACAAAAGCTCTGCTGCAAAATGAATCTCTAAAACACCTTGTGATTGTAGAACCTGATATTGAGATGATCTATATCGCATTGAACTTTATTGATATAGCAGAAGACATTGCTTCTGAAAGAGTCATCATAAAAAGCGCAGACTCTTTTAACTTTGCAAACGCGGTAAAAATAATCTATAAAGGCGATATAAAACCGTATGCAAAAATATATGATATGCATATCCACTCTCACTACTATGAAGACAACTATTCTCAAAATATAATCGATGTAAATACTACTGTCATCAGAGCATATAAACATATGGTTCTAGGGCATGGAAACGATGCCACCGATTCACTTATTGGGATAGAACAGCATATCAATAATCTTCCCGTGATGTTACAAAACTATAAGACGTCAGATCTTTTAGCAAGTAAGAACAGTGATCTTGCCGTAGTCGTCTCAACAGGTCCTTCACTTGCAAAGCAGCTTCCACTGCTTAAAGAGTATGCTGATTATGTCACTATCGTCTGTATTGATGCATCTTTGCCTATTTTGCAAAAAGAGGGGATCAAACCTGACCTTGTCGTATCGATGGAAAGAGTTCCTCTTACTTCCAAGTTTTTTGAAGACTTGGATGACGAACTGGTAAAAGACACTTACTTTGTTGTCTCATCTTTGACACATCAAAAAACTGTCAATAATTTACAAAATAGAAAACTGCTTTTATCGATGCGTCCTTTGGCATATATGCGCTATTACGATTTTAAAGATTTCGGATATCTTGGTGCAGGTATGAGTGCTGCAAATATGGGTTATCAGTTAGCACTATTGATGAGATACGATAAAGTAGTCTTGATAGGACAGGATCTGGCATATTCCGATGATGGCAAAAGTCATTCAAAAGGACATATATTCAGCGAATCCGAAGTCAAGCAGTCCAATAACGATCTTGAAGTAGTCCGATACGGTGGAGAGGGTTTTATACGTACGACATATATCTGGGATATGTTTAAAAACTATTTTGAACGTGCGATAGATGAAGCAAACGAGCATAACATCAAGACATATAACTCTACAGAAGGAGGTGCAAGGATCACAGGCTCTATAGAGATGCCTTTTAAAGATGTCCTCGCATCTTTTGTAGCAAAAGAGAAGAAGAAATCGAAGATATCCTTAGAGAAAGTCGATCATGAGAGTTATATAGAACTTCTCAAAGAAGCGTATACAAAGACGGCAGAGATGCTGGATTACGGTCTTGAACTGAAAAAAGATGTAGAAGAGCTCTTTTTAAAGGTGTCTGCTGAGTGCGAACATATAGATACAATACAAAAGAGTGAAATAGACTATGACTCTTTACTAAAACTCATGGATGAGATCGACCTTATCAAAGAAAGAATAGAGAGCTTAGAGTTTTCAAAGATGTATATAGATACCGTACAGTCTTATATATTCCATCAGGAACTCGATCTTGCTAAACTTGTTATCCAGTCAAGTAATACAGATGAAGAGAAAAAAGAGAAACTTGTCGAATGGATACAAAAGCACAAATACTGGCTGTTCTCACTTGCAGGTGGACTAGAAGCTCAGGTAACTGCCATAACTAGAGGAAGAAGTGCGATAGTCATAGAGTGTAGAAATAATAACTGTTTACCGAAAGATTAA
- the pseI gene encoding pseudaminic acid synthase, producing MKIGNFDLINDGTYIIAELSANHGGDINIAKETIKAAKEIGANAIKLQTYTADTLTLDCEKDDFIIKGGTLWDGKKLYDLYKEAYLPWEWHEELFTYARSIGIDIFSSPFDKSAVDFLEQFDPSAYKIASFEITDYELIRYTASKGKPMIISTGIATIDEIQDAVDICKSAGNNDIVLLKCTSAYPAPLEDANLLTIPNLAQTFGVISGFSDHTLGSTAPIAAVTLGAKVIEKHFILDRSIGGADADFSMDKQEFSHMINAIRDTEKLLGKVDYTMNDKKRKSRQFSRSLYIAEDVKAGEIITEKNIRSVRPGYGLHPKHLSDILGSRFTHDLSKGDRLSYNDITK from the coding sequence ATGAAAATAGGTAATTTTGACTTAATAAATGACGGTACATATATCATCGCTGAACTCAGCGCAAACCACGGAGGAGATATAAATATTGCAAAAGAGACGATCAAAGCGGCAAAAGAGATCGGTGCAAATGCGATAAAGCTTCAGACCTACACAGCCGATACGCTTACGCTTGATTGTGAAAAAGATGATTTTATCATCAAAGGCGGAACTCTTTGGGATGGCAAAAAGCTTTACGATCTTTATAAAGAAGCCTATCTTCCATGGGAATGGCACGAAGAACTTTTTACATATGCCCGAAGTATCGGTATCGACATATTTTCAAGCCCTTTTGATAAGAGTGCCGTCGATTTTCTAGAGCAGTTCGATCCATCGGCATACAAGATCGCTTCATTTGAGATAACGGATTATGAACTAATACGATACACTGCATCAAAAGGCAAACCTATGATCATCTCAACAGGAATCGCCACAATCGATGAGATACAAGATGCGGTCGATATTTGCAAAAGTGCAGGCAATAATGATATAGTTCTTTTAAAATGTACAAGTGCTTATCCGGCACCGCTTGAAGATGCAAATCTTTTGACTATACCGAATCTTGCTCAGACATTTGGAGTGATCTCGGGATTTTCAGACCATACACTTGGCAGTACGGCACCTATCGCAGCTGTGACGCTGGGGGCGAAGGTGATTGAAAAGCATTTTATTTTAGACAGGTCTATAGGCGGAGCCGATGCAGACTTTTCAATGGATAAACAAGAGTTTTCCCATATGATAAACGCCATAAGAGACACCGAAAAACTTTTAGGTAAAGTTGACTACACTATGAACGATAAAAAAAGAAAAAGCAGACAGTTCAGCAGAAGTCTCTATATAGCAGAAGACGTAAAAGCCGGAGAGATCATTACAGAAAAAAATATTCGTTCTGTACGCCCTGGCTATGGACTTCATCCAAAACATCTCAGTGATATTCTTGGAAGTAGATTTACTCATGATCTATCCAAAGGCGACAGACTGTCTTATAACGATATAACAAAATAA
- the pseH gene encoding UDP-4-amino-4,6-dideoxy-N-acetyl-beta-L-altrosamine N-acetyltransferase, with the protein MNNITLINFVDLTMEEKKMVLSWRNHPDIKKWMYTDSDISLENHLNFIDSLKNRKEKLYFLVKKDDEYIGVINFTDINSETLEMGIYSKVATKGLGSILLETIIEYSFDTLKVKSIFAEVFSENSRAYNLYKKYGFNEIGKNNINNKEVIRLELKNENR; encoded by the coding sequence ATGAATAACATCACATTAATAAATTTTGTCGATCTTACCATGGAAGAGAAAAAGATGGTACTCTCTTGGAGAAACCATCCCGATATAAAAAAATGGATGTATACCGATAGTGACATATCGTTAGAAAACCATTTGAATTTTATCGATAGTTTAAAAAATCGAAAAGAAAAGCTATACTTTTTGGTAAAAAAAGATGATGAGTATATCGGCGTCATCAATTTTACGGATATCAATTCAGAAACTCTGGAGATGGGCATTTATAGCAAAGTCGCGACAAAGGGGCTTGGAAGCATCCTGCTTGAGACGATCATCGAGTACTCCTTTGATACTTTAAAAGTAAAAAGTATCTTCGCAGAGGTCTTTAGTGAAAACTCTAGAGCATACAATCTCTACAAAAAATATGGTTTTAATGAGATCGGTAAAAACAATATCAATAACAAAGAAGTAATACGTTTGGAGCTTAAAAATGAAAATAGGTAA
- the pseG gene encoding UDP-2,4-diacetamido-2,4,6-trideoxy-beta-L-altropyranose hydrolase, producing MHILFRADSSSTIGTGHIMRDLVLAAQLHKDDPHTKISFATQDLDGNINHKILEAGYQVIPLHSDAKEELLSVLDSKHIEMLIIDHYGIDHEYESFIKKNSKAKILVFDDNYKKHDCDILLNHNIYADSKKYKGLVPQECELRCGKKYTLLRDEFLKEKKKKNRTTKKKVRHLFLAMGGADTKNLNIKILKVLKNFKKIKVDVVTTTANKNINELKDYVKDKKWIQVHVNSDKVAKLMRNSDLAIVTPSVTLNEVSFMGLPFIAIKTASNQNDMYDFLKKKKYPTLKKFDKKDLQKHLSAILKKLDNE from the coding sequence GTGCATATTTTATTTAGAGCAGACTCATCATCAACTATCGGTACAGGTCATATTATGAGAGATCTCGTCTTAGCCGCACAACTGCACAAAGATGATCCCCATACCAAAATATCCTTTGCGACGCAGGATCTTGACGGAAATATAAACCATAAGATCTTAGAAGCAGGATATCAAGTCATACCTCTGCATTCGGACGCTAAAGAGGAGCTCCTGAGTGTCTTAGATTCAAAACACATAGAGATGCTGATAATCGATCATTACGGTATCGATCATGAATATGAAAGCTTTATCAAGAAAAATTCAAAAGCGAAGATCCTAGTCTTTGACGACAATTATAAAAAACACGACTGCGACATTCTTTTAAACCATAATATTTATGCAGATTCTAAAAAATACAAAGGTCTAGTACCCCAAGAATGCGAACTTCGATGCGGTAAAAAATATACACTTCTAAGAGACGAGTTCTTAAAAGAAAAAAAGAAAAAAAACAGAACAACAAAGAAAAAAGTAAGACACCTCTTTTTAGCAATGGGCGGGGCAGATACAAAAAATCTTAATATCAAAATACTCAAAGTATTGAAGAACTTTAAAAAGATCAAAGTCGATGTCGTAACGACAACCGCCAATAAAAATATCAATGAACTCAAAGATTATGTCAAAGACAAGAAGTGGATACAGGTACATGTAAACTCCGATAAAGTAGCCAAACTGATGCGAAACAGCGATCTTGCGATCGTGACTCCCAGTGTCACCCTCAATGAAGTCTCCTTTATGGGACTTCCTTTTATAGCGATCAAAACCGCTTCAAATCAAAATGATATGTATGATTTTCTCAAAAAGAAAAAATATCCGACCCTTAAAAAATTTGACAAAAAAGATCTGCAGAAGCATCTATCTGCAATATTGAAAAAGTTGGACAATGAATAA
- a CDS encoding YwbE family protein — protein MNGNERKNIRSGIRVAIVLKQDQDTGKLTDGVVRDILTKSPTHPHGIKVRLMSGEVGRVKEIHG, from the coding sequence ATGAACGGCAATGAGCGCAAAAATATACGAAGCGGTATCCGCGTGGCTATAGTATTAAAACAGGACCAAGACACGGGAAAATTGACTGACGGTGTCGTTAGAGATATTTTGACAAAGTCTCCTACGCATCCACACGGCATAAAAGTACGACTTATGAGCGGCGAGGTCGGGCGTGTTAAAGAGATACACGGCTAG
- a CDS encoding YaiI/YqxD family protein has translation MTLYVDGDAFPNLLKPILLRSIERLGLTTFVIANKKINIGASEFVTYLIVEQGADEADHRIVEMVEENDLVITADIPLADRVIAKNAHAIDHRGELYSVDNIKQYLAMRNLMESIRESGEMTKGPKPFSQKDAHEFANQFNAFLAKQFKD, from the coding sequence ATGACACTGTATGTAGACGGGGATGCCTTTCCCAATCTTTTAAAACCCATTCTCTTAAGAAGTATAGAGAGACTCGGACTCACAACCTTCGTGATCGCAAACAAAAAGATCAATATCGGTGCAAGTGAGTTTGTAACATATCTCATAGTAGAACAGGGTGCCGATGAGGCTGACCACCGCATTGTCGAGATGGTTGAGGAGAATGACCTTGTCATCACTGCGGATATCCCTCTTGCAGACCGCGTCATAGCTAAAAATGCCCATGCGATAGATCATCGCGGGGAACTGTATAGCGTAGACAACATTAAACAGTATCTGGCAATGAGAAATCTGATGGAATCGATCCGGGAGAGCGGAGAGATGACAAAAGGGCCGAAACCTTTTTCACAAAAAGATGCTCATGAGTTTGCAAATCAGTTCAATGCGTTTTTAGCCAAACAGTTTAAAGATTAA
- the pseC gene encoding UDP-4-amino-4,6-dideoxy-N-acetyl-beta-L-altrosamine transaminase has product MIPYSRQSINQEDIDEVIRVLQSSHLTQGAEVELFENAICEYIGCRYAVTFNSATSALLAAYSVAGIKEDDEIITSPISFVATSNMFISLGAKPVWCDVKLDGNIDERFIERLITPKTKAIVPVDFAGKPVEIQKINEIAKKHDLLVIQDSSHAFGSEVEGKKIGTFSDMTIFSFHAIKPLTTGEGGCIVTDNEEFAQSLKLFRSHGIVKKQYWNSDMIALGHNFRLTEFAAVLGRSQLKRIDEFLEKREVIANYYDERFQGHNLFTTVKPDMNTRSSRHLYPIVLSPALACPKENIFAELQDKGVGVQVHYKPIYQNSFYKKMFGETHLHVSDDFYRCELSIPCHQEMSHEDAKFVADTFLEVIEKYSYRGCSF; this is encoded by the coding sequence ATGATCCCCTACTCCCGCCAAAGCATAAACCAAGAAGATATAGATGAAGTCATAAGAGTACTGCAAAGTTCTCATCTTACACAAGGTGCAGAGGTCGAACTCTTCGAAAATGCGATATGTGAATATATCGGATGCAGATATGCCGTCACGTTCAACTCTGCGACATCGGCTCTTTTAGCAGCTTATAGTGTTGCCGGCATAAAAGAGGATGATGAGATCATTACCTCGCCCATCAGCTTTGTCGCAACATCAAACATGTTTATCTCCCTTGGTGCAAAGCCCGTCTGGTGTGATGTAAAACTTGACGGCAATATCGATGAACGTTTCATTGAACGCCTTATCACTCCTAAAACAAAAGCTATTGTCCCTGTTGACTTTGCAGGAAAACCCGTTGAGATACAAAAGATCAATGAGATAGCGAAAAAACATGATCTTTTAGTCATCCAGGACTCTTCCCATGCCTTTGGAAGCGAAGTAGAGGGCAAAAAGATCGGTACCTTCAGTGATATGACCATCTTCAGTTTTCACGCCATCAAACCGCTTACTACCGGAGAGGGCGGATGTATCGTGACAGACAATGAAGAGTTTGCACAGAGCCTCAAACTGTTTCGTTCACACGGGATCGTCAAAAAGCAGTATTGGAACTCCGATATGATCGCTTTGGGGCACAACTTCAGACTCACTGAGTTTGCAGCGGTACTTGGACGCAGTCAGCTAAAAAGGATCGATGAGTTTTTAGAAAAAAGAGAGGTGATCGCCAACTATTATGATGAGAGATTTCAAGGGCACAATCTTTTTACTACCGTAAAGCCGGATATGAACACTCGTTCATCAAGACATCTCTACCCCATCGTCCTTAGTCCGGCACTTGCTTGTCCAAAAGAGAATATCTTTGCAGAACTACAAGACAAAGGTGTCGGTGTGCAGGTACACTACAAGCCCATTTACCAGAACAGTTTTTATAAAAAGATGTTCGGTGAGACACATCTACATGTAAGCGATGACTTTTACCGCTGCGAGCTTTCTATCCCGTGCCATCAGGAGATGAGTCACGAAGATGCCAAGTTCGTCGCCGACACATTTTTAGAAGTGATAGAAAAATACAGTTACAGAGGATGCAGTTTTTAA
- the fliS gene encoding flagellar export chaperone FliS codes for MYQTNAYNTYAQNNVGVESPQKLIEMLYEGILRFNTQAKRAIKDDDIEKRTYWINRSNAIFTELINSLDVKQGDISIYLHGLYTYQLTLLTKANFENKESYLDEVNQVVRGLLDAWRDETNVAQ; via the coding sequence ATGTACCAAACAAATGCATACAATACGTACGCCCAAAATAATGTCGGAGTCGAATCTCCACAAAAACTTATCGAGATGCTGTATGAAGGTATTTTACGTTTTAATACTCAGGCAAAACGTGCGATAAAAGACGATGATATAGAGAAGCGTACATATTGGATAAACCGTTCAAATGCGATCTTTACGGAACTTATCAACTCTTTGGATGTAAAACAGGGTGATATATCGATCTATCTGCATGGACTTTATACTTACCAGCTAACACTTTTAACAAAAGCCAACTTTGAGAACAAAGAAAGCTATTTGGATGAAGTAAATCAGGTCGTACGCGGTCTTTTAGATGCCTGGAGAGATGAAACGAATGTGGCTCAATGA
- the fliD gene encoding flagellar filament capping protein FliD, translating into MAGLISSLGVGSGVLTSDVIDKLKANEQKLTITPIDNKITLNTQKQQALDLLQSLTTSFSSSVYSLQDSSLYQRRTVSGTNSGVSVTAATGVDVQTFSISDTKLATTNVMQSGTFAASTDFVASGSGTMNLNVNGTDYQIAYDATTSYDDLKTKINDIAGSDVSASILQIGTGSYSLVINSKTTGQDQQISLTDLGTTTGPGSLNANLLNDTLTSGAFATKTESITGGTTGTLTLNAAGVNTNFTYDATTSLSSLADMINSDATASASVSASVIRDINGQYSLVLTAKNGAENQPITITDQGPGTLSTSLTTGATAVSGGVTDIQTASDASFKYNGITLTRPTNTITDITVGVTINLLENAATANINITQDAQPIKDNLQSLVDSYNTMVKQLDSMTLTDVEAGKIGIFNGNNSINSIGRDIRRILTSVNSDGLGLAQYGVDVNRDGTLSFNSSDFDTKMAESPTAMANYFSGTTTVDASGNTTTTDGVFNTLYKNIQNLTKTNGTLTAMHDGFVSEAKSLATDKERALALLNSRYDTMTARFVEYDSIISRMNNQFSSLQQQITMAVNGTNN; encoded by the coding sequence ATGGCTGGACTTATTAGCTCTTTAGGTGTAGGTTCTGGTGTTTTAACTTCAGATGTTATCGACAAGCTAAAAGCAAACGAACAAAAACTGACTATTACACCAATCGATAATAAAATAACACTCAATACACAAAAGCAGCAGGCACTGGATCTATTACAAAGTCTAACGACATCTTTTAGCTCATCTGTTTACTCACTTCAAGACAGCTCTTTATATCAAAGACGTACTGTATCTGGCACAAACTCAGGTGTAAGTGTAACAGCTGCTACAGGTGTCGATGTACAGACTTTCTCTATCTCCGATACTAAACTTGCAACTACAAATGTTATGCAATCCGGGACATTTGCCGCATCGACTGACTTTGTTGCCAGCGGTTCTGGTACTATGAACCTAAATGTCAACGGAACCGACTATCAGATAGCATATGATGCAACTACTTCATATGATGATCTAAAAACTAAGATCAATGATATAGCAGGCAGTGATGTCAGTGCGAGTATCCTTCAAATAGGTACAGGGTCTTACAGTCTGGTAATCAATTCAAAGACAACAGGACAAGACCAGCAGATCAGCCTTACCGACCTTGGAACTACTACCGGACCGGGTAGTTTAAATGCCAATCTCCTCAATGATACATTGACATCCGGAGCGTTTGCTACAAAAACAGAATCTATTACAGGCGGTACTACAGGTACATTGACACTTAATGCAGCCGGAGTAAATACAAACTTTACCTATGATGCTACTACCTCACTTTCAAGTCTGGCAGATATGATAAATAGTGATGCGACAGCAAGTGCAAGCGTAAGTGCAAGCGTTATTAGAGATATTAACGGGCAATACAGTCTTGTCTTAACAGCAAAAAACGGTGCAGAAAATCAGCCTATTACGATAACAGACCAGGGACCGGGAACTTTAAGTACTAGTCTAACAACAGGAGCGACAGCTGTGAGTGGAGGTGTGACGGATATCCAAACAGCTTCTGATGCTTCTTTTAAATATAACGGTATCACATTGACTAGACCGACAAATACGATCACCGATATCACTGTCGGAGTGACCATCAATCTTCTTGAGAACGCGGCTACTGCCAATATAAATATCACTCAAGATGCTCAACCTATAAAAGACAACCTGCAGTCTCTCGTAGACAGCTATAACACTATGGTGAAACAACTTGACTCTATGACTCTTACAGATGTCGAAGCAGGAAAAATCGGTATATTTAACGGGAACAATTCGATCAACAGCATAGGAAGAGATATAAGAAGAATACTTACATCCGTAAACAGTGATGGATTAGGTCTTGCTCAGTACGGTGTCGATGTGAACAGAGACGGGACGTTAAGTTTTAACAGTTCTGACTTCGATACCAAGATGGCTGAAAGTCCAACTGCTATGGCTAACTACTTCAGCGGTACGACTACAGTCGATGCAAGCGGCAATACGACGACAACGGACGGTGTCTTCAACACTCTTTATAAAAATATACAAAATCTGACTAAGACCAATGGTACTTTAACTGCTATGCATGATGGATTTGTTAGCGAAGCCAAGTCTCTTGCAACAGACAAAGAAAGAGCGCTTGCTCTGCTTAACAGCAGATATGACACTATGACAGCAAGATTCGTTGAATATGATTCTATTATCAGCAGGATGAACAACCAGTTTTCTAGTCTTCAACAACAGATAACTATGGCAGTAAACGGCACTAATAACTAA
- a CDS encoding SDR family oxidoreductase: protein MAIAVVTGASSGIGKAISIRLLELGYDVMGISREIDTDPIQHPNFSTLACDLSDEFELNAIVPVLQTDPSVSILCNVAGFGVFEPHEEIDTVTISKMVALNLTAPMILSNALLRVLKFNQGVIFNITSIEALRSSKFSAIYTATKTGLRAFSQSLFEEVRKSGVNVVSINPDMTDTAFFESLRFNPSEEFDKRLEAEDIADVVQNVLDMRNGACITDITIRPQRFAVVKKR, encoded by the coding sequence ATGGCAATTGCAGTAGTAACGGGAGCGAGCAGCGGGATCGGAAAAGCGATCTCTATCAGACTTTTAGAACTTGGATATGATGTGATGGGCATCAGCAGAGAGATAGATACAGACCCTATACAACATCCAAATTTCAGTACGCTTGCCTGCGACTTGAGTGATGAGTTCGAGCTCAATGCTATCGTCCCTGTTCTACAGACGGATCCATCCGTATCTATACTTTGCAATGTCGCAGGATTTGGAGTTTTTGAACCTCATGAAGAGATAGACACTGTAACCATCTCCAAAATGGTAGCCCTTAACCTGACGGCACCAATGATACTGAGCAATGCCCTGCTAAGAGTATTAAAGTTCAATCAAGGGGTCATCTTTAACATAACCTCTATAGAAGCACTGCGCTCATCAAAGTTCTCTGCGATCTACACAGCGACAAAAACAGGTCTTCGTGCTTTTAGCCAGTCCCTCTTTGAAGAGGTAAGAAAAAGCGGAGTCAATGTAGTAAGCATAAATCCGGATATGACGGACACAGCATTTTTTGAGTCTCTGCGTTTTAATCCTTCAGAAGAGTTTGACAAAAGGCTTGAAGCCGAAGATATAGCCGATGTAGTGCAGAATGTTTTGGATATGAGAAACGGCGCCTGCATAACAGATATAACCATAAGACCACAAAGATTCGCAGTCGTTAAAAAAAGGTAA
- a CDS encoding spore photoproduct lyase family protein — MNSLSKPSHSDLFSHLYIEESVLDEPLTKEIRAKFSKSKIIIIKHYKDVFNRPNQDFAVQSRSKNLILARRSAPFLYEGSYYSDGFEYENFFYTPSILGCLYDCEYCYLSGMYNSANSVFFVNTADFFDALTPYLEKPTLIAISYDTDTLAIESITSHTNAWIEHAQKNPNLHLEIRTKSANFKAIRHLASSEQTVLAWTLSPQKIIDSYEHKTPSLQSRLKSIKEAVEAGWRVRVCIDPVIYNEEFHELYPSLIEQLFCTIEPDKLFQLTLGSFRMSSTHLKRMKKLKRSDIAFYPYDVKEGIVSYGKTIEQEILHVMTQKALEYIPETRIRTWQLQ, encoded by the coding sequence TTGAACAGCTTATCAAAACCCTCACACTCTGATCTTTTCTCGCATCTTTATATAGAAGAGAGCGTTTTAGATGAACCTTTAACAAAAGAGATAAGAGCCAAGTTCTCAAAATCCAAGATTATCATCATCAAGCACTATAAAGATGTGTTTAACCGTCCCAATCAGGACTTTGCCGTACAAAGCAGAAGCAAAAACCTCATCTTGGCACGCCGCAGTGCACCGTTTTTATATGAAGGTTCATACTACAGCGACGGTTTTGAATATGAGAACTTCTTTTATACTCCTTCGATACTCGGCTGTCTGTATGACTGTGAGTACTGCTATCTTTCGGGGATGTACAACTCTGCCAACAGTGTCTTTTTTGTCAATACGGCAGACTTTTTCGATGCACTTACTCCCTACCTTGAGAAGCCGACCCTTATCGCCATCTCTTACGATACCGATACATTGGCAATAGAGTCGATAACATCACATACAAATGCATGGATAGAGCATGCCCAGAAGAACCCTAACCTTCATCTGGAGATCCGTACAAAAAGTGCAAACTTTAAAGCGATAAGACACCTTGCATCTAGTGAACAGACAGTGCTTGCATGGACACTGTCTCCACAAAAGATCATAGACTCTTATGAGCATAAAACTCCCTCCCTGCAGAGCAGATTAAAATCGATAAAAGAGGCAGTTGAAGCAGGATGGAGAGTCAGAGTGTGTATCGATCCCGTTATCTATAACGAGGAGTTTCATGAACTCTATCCATCATTAATAGAGCAACTTTTTTGTACAATAGAACCTGACAAACTATTTCAACTGACACTCGGCAGTTTTAGGATGAGTTCTACACATCTCAAGAGAATGAAAAAGTTAAAACGAAGCGATATCGCTTTTTATCCCTACGACGTAAAAGAGGGGATCGTCTCCTACGGTAAGACCATTGAACAAGAGATCTTACATGTAATGACGCAAAAAGCATTAGAATATATACCAGAGACAAGGATTAGAACATGGCAATTGCAGTAG